In Desulfuromonadaceae bacterium, a single window of DNA contains:
- a CDS encoding response regulator, which produces MPGLLIADEDVLSRKRMADLFIKAGYQVSVPNSAAGALYGILKKTAQVVLLSPRFDELLATELIPILKKCNRNLTIILVASELPLALIRKARSEGIFYHALKPIRPGDEEELRQAVKCAFEKVTHDSADV; this is translated from the coding sequence ATGCCAGGATTACTGATCGCAGACGAAGACGTGTTGTCGAGAAAACGTATGGCAGATCTATTCATCAAAGCGGGTTATCAAGTATCTGTGCCCAACTCAGCGGCGGGAGCTCTTTACGGGATCCTTAAAAAAACCGCCCAGGTTGTCCTGCTTAGCCCCCGCTTTGATGAATTATTGGCAACTGAATTAATTCCGATCCTTAAAAAGTGTAACCGCAATCTGACCATCATTCTGGTTGCCAGCGAACTCCCCTTAGCATTAATTCGCAAGGCGCGCAGTGAGGGAATTTTCTACCACGCCCTCAAGCCGATCCGTCCGGGCGATGAGGAAGAGTTACGTCAGGCGGTCAAATGTGCGTTTGAAAAAGTGACTCACGATTCTGCAGACGTGTGA
- a CDS encoding sigma-54 dependent transcriptional regulator codes for MNGEIDTILVADDDAVIRKGLIRILSAQGYEVEAVSNGRAALDRLQQKQFRLLVTDLKMPGMSGLDVLKAIRNCQPELPVVLITGYAAIENAVEAIKNGATDYLAKPFTNEELIDKIKNAIESRAVLIDDICLRREMTETGGFDRLIGNSRQMKRLYQRILQVAPTDSTVLISGESGTGKELVARAIHTHSPRRSHPFVAIDCTSLAESLLESELFGHVKGSFTGATQTKRGLFEVAEGGTLLLDEIGNISLTTQAKLLRVLQERVITPLGGTELVAIDIRLVAATNANLRAMVKQGTFREDLFFRLNIIPIELPALREHRADLMLLASHFLRRFAEENGKEIRGFSPDVCKRLEQYDFPGNVRELENIIERAVVLTQSDLIQCQDLEIPEDNDNRVVVATDVSGTVPLDANELKERKQLLREQAVLPLERAFLLNAMDRNDWNITKAAEEVGMLRTNFQAMLKKQGISINARVVR; via the coding sequence ATGAATGGCGAAATTGATACGATTCTGGTTGCCGATGATGATGCGGTCATTCGCAAAGGATTGATACGCATTCTTTCTGCGCAAGGGTACGAAGTAGAAGCGGTCAGCAACGGTCGTGCCGCTCTCGATCGTTTACAGCAAAAACAGTTCAGGCTCCTGGTCACCGATCTTAAGATGCCCGGAATGAGCGGTCTTGATGTATTGAAGGCGATCCGCAACTGTCAGCCGGAACTCCCGGTAGTGCTGATTACCGGTTACGCCGCGATAGAAAATGCTGTGGAGGCAATTAAAAACGGTGCGACGGATTATCTGGCCAAACCATTTACCAACGAGGAATTAATCGACAAGATCAAGAACGCCATTGAAAGCAGAGCGGTACTGATCGACGATATTTGTCTGCGACGCGAGATGACTGAAACCGGCGGTTTCGATCGCCTGATCGGCAACAGCCGCCAAATGAAACGGCTTTATCAACGTATCCTGCAAGTGGCTCCGACCGACAGCACGGTATTAATCAGCGGAGAAAGTGGTACCGGCAAAGAGCTGGTCGCACGCGCGATTCACACCCACAGCCCCAGACGTTCACATCCGTTTGTTGCGATCGATTGCACTTCTCTGGCAGAAAGCTTGCTCGAAAGTGAATTATTTGGGCATGTGAAAGGTTCCTTTACCGGAGCAACACAAACCAAACGAGGCTTGTTTGAAGTCGCCGAAGGGGGCACACTGCTGCTCGACGAGATCGGCAATATCAGCCTGACGACACAAGCTAAATTACTGCGCGTGCTGCAAGAACGCGTCATTACCCCCCTCGGTGGAACAGAGTTGGTCGCTATTGACATTCGCCTGGTTGCCGCCACCAATGCCAACCTGCGGGCGATGGTCAAGCAGGGCACTTTCCGTGAGGATCTGTTTTTTCGGCTTAATATTATCCCCATTGAACTCCCTGCATTACGTGAACACCGCGCGGATCTGATGTTGTTGGCAAGCCATTTTCTCAGACGTTTTGCTGAAGAAAACGGAAAAGAGATAAGAGGGTTCAGCCCTGATGTCTGCAAACGGCTGGAACAGTACGACTTCCCCGGCAATGTGCGCGAGCTGGAAAACATTATTGAACGGGCCGTGGTCCTGACCCAATCTGACCTTATTCAGTGTCAGGATCTGGAGATCCCGGAGGACAATGATAATCGCGTTGTCGTGGCAACGGACGTTTCCGGAACTGTTCCGCTGGATGCCAATGAACTCAAGGAACGCAAACAATTGCTGCGTGAACAAGCGGTTCTGCCGTTGGAGCGAGCATTCCTCCTCAATGCCATGGATCGCAACGACTGGAATATCACCAAGGCCGCAGAGGAGGTCGGAATGCTGCGGACGAATTTTCAGGCGATGCTCAAAAAACAGGGGATCAGCATCAATGCTCGGGTAGTGAGGTAA
- a CDS encoding HAMP domain-containing protein, with product MKVARLLDMALFKTLRQSIISKFTFRTGVVLLITISIFAFFNLKTLSKIFLNDAKDDIETISEIILHTTHFQMLEDNRQRVYEIMTEVCSHEKIERIRLIGNDGLIHFSTTEQEIGNPIYTTNTYHDDDIDIYSDEFLFHNDSRKIFETDSGVKILSVTTKIENKPTCYTASCHVHQADTTTLGFLEIQGSLAKTGVQESAYRNSIATFGVALLMLVIVCLSWMTQSMVVSPVHNLLLHARKVSNMELDSHISLQSNDEIGELADAFNDMTANLKQSRDEYSELTETLEAKVLERTKEIAKVSDQLVQSEKLASLGQLVAGIAHEINNPLTGILMFANIFSADPRLDAMQRDDALTIVHETKRCADIVKRLLDFSRTSIPEKQPRSLVHIMEQTVSLVKHHAEVNNILIERDYSADLPEIDVDPNQVEQVFINLLVNSCHAMPQGGCLKIAICTDLKRDRLITTIADTGHGIPEENLGRIFDPFFTTKNQELNGVAGTGLGLSVSYGIIQNHGGQVAVESVVDQGTVFTIELPIHTIAHADEQFFLDNEESLEQVFPHSSDIGNNPATLSTV from the coding sequence ATGAAGGTTGCGAGATTGCTGGACATGGCGCTCTTCAAGACTCTTCGTCAAAGCATTATCAGCAAATTTACCTTTCGCACCGGCGTCGTGCTGCTCATCACCATCTCAATTTTTGCTTTTTTCAACCTTAAAACACTCAGCAAAATTTTTTTAAACGATGCCAAGGATGATATTGAGACAATCAGTGAAATTATCCTGCACACAACACACTTTCAGATGCTGGAAGACAATCGGCAGCGCGTCTATGAGATAATGACTGAAGTCTGTTCCCATGAAAAAATTGAACGGATCCGCCTTATCGGCAACGACGGACTGATCCATTTTTCCACCACCGAGCAAGAAATTGGAAACCCGATTTATACGACCAACACATACCATGATGATGACATCGACATCTACAGTGACGAATTTCTTTTTCACAACGACAGCAGAAAAATTTTCGAAACCGACAGTGGCGTAAAAATTCTCAGTGTCACAACAAAAATCGAAAACAAACCGACCTGTTACACAGCAAGCTGTCATGTCCATCAAGCAGACACCACGACCCTTGGTTTTCTCGAAATCCAGGGTTCACTGGCCAAAACCGGCGTGCAGGAGAGCGCCTACCGCAACAGTATTGCTACCTTTGGTGTCGCCTTGTTGATGCTGGTGATTGTTTGTCTGAGCTGGATGACACAGAGCATGGTCGTCAGCCCGGTACATAATCTTCTTTTGCATGCGCGCAAAGTTTCCAACATGGAACTCGACAGTCACATCAGCCTGCAGTCGAACGACGAAATTGGCGAGCTTGCTGATGCATTTAACGATATGACAGCTAACTTGAAACAATCCCGCGATGAATACAGCGAACTGACTGAGACACTCGAAGCAAAAGTGCTGGAACGGACCAAGGAAATCGCCAAGGTCAGCGATCAACTGGTGCAATCTGAAAAACTCGCCTCGCTGGGGCAGCTGGTCGCTGGTATCGCCCATGAAATCAATAATCCACTGACCGGCATCCTGATGTTTGCCAACATTTTTTCTGCTGATCCGCGACTCGATGCAATGCAGCGCGATGACGCTCTCACCATAGTGCATGAGACAAAGCGATGTGCCGATATTGTTAAGCGTCTGCTTGACTTTTCGCGAACATCAATCCCTGAAAAACAACCCCGATCCCTGGTGCATATCATGGAACAAACCGTATCACTGGTGAAGCACCATGCTGAAGTTAACAATATATTAATTGAGCGCGACTACAGTGCTGACTTGCCTGAAATTGACGTTGATCCGAATCAAGTGGAACAGGTTTTTATTAACTTGCTGGTCAATTCCTGTCACGCAATGCCGCAGGGCGGATGCCTGAAAATTGCCATTTGCACCGATTTAAAACGTGACCGACTCATTACTACGATCGCTGACACCGGGCATGGGATTCCCGAAGAGAATCTGGGCAGGATTTTTGATCCATTCTTCACGACGAAGAATCAGGAACTGAACGGTGTGGCAGGAACGGGACTCGGCCTTTCCGTCTCTTACGGGATTATCCAGAACCACGGTGGTCAGGTGGCGGTTGAAAGCGTTGTTGATCAGGGGACTGTGTTTACTATTGAGTTGCCAATTCACACCATCGCTCATGCTGATGAACAGTTTTTTCTCGACAACGAGGAGTCATTGGAACAAGTCTTTCCGCACAGCAGTGACATTGGCAACAACCCAGCCACACTTTCGACAGTCTGA
- a CDS encoding site-2 protease family protein: protein MEQIFVKISIMLVPALLAVTVHEVMHGFVADKLGDPTARLLGRLTLNPIKHLDPIGTAALLFFGFGWARPVPVNFANLRRTKHDMVWVALAGPLSNLALALACALVLRGLALLVSATAIMETVIGASIEPLALMAAFGLYINLILAVFNLIPLPPLDGGRVMVGLLPPQQAAALARVEPFGFVIILFLIFFTKGWELVLSPIISFLVTLFAGPQAYVVHQAMSFLFAQG from the coding sequence ATGGAACAGATTTTTGTCAAAATTTCAATTATGCTCGTTCCGGCGCTGTTGGCGGTGACCGTGCACGAGGTGATGCACGGCTTTGTTGCCGACAAACTGGGCGATCCGACGGCGCGCTTACTGGGACGTCTGACGCTTAATCCGATCAAACATCTTGACCCGATCGGCACCGCTGCGTTGCTTTTTTTCGGCTTCGGCTGGGCACGCCCGGTGCCGGTGAATTTTGCTAATCTGCGTCGCACCAAACATGACATGGTCTGGGTCGCGCTCGCTGGACCGTTGTCGAATCTGGCGCTGGCACTGGCATGTGCCCTGGTGCTGCGCGGTCTGGCATTGCTGGTCTCTGCCACGGCGATCATGGAAACTGTCATCGGGGCATCGATTGAACCGCTGGCATTGATGGCCGCTTTTGGTCTTTATATCAATTTGATTCTTGCGGTCTTCAACCTGATCCCGTTGCCACCGCTTGACGGCGGGCGGGTTATGGTCGGGCTGTTGCCACCGCAACAGGCCGCCGCACTGGCGCGGGTCGAGCCGTTCGGATTCGTCATTATTCTCTTTCTGATTTTTTTCACCAAGGGGTGGGAACTGGTGCTGTCGCCGATTATCTCTTTTTTGGTAACCCTTTTCGCTGGCCCGCAAGCCTATGTCGTGCATCAGGCGATGTCGTTCCTTTTTGCCCAGGGGTGA
- a CDS encoding segregation/condensation protein A produces the protein MAGYEVKLDQFEGPLDLLLHLIRKHEMDICNIQMVEITKQYLAYIASFKELNLDLAGEFLLMAATLLHIKSKLLLPVSDDAEDEEGEEDDPRAELVRRLLEYQKYKDAANTLNERPLLDRDVFTRSLPSFAASETESEELVPVGLFELVAAMQELLSRSGAPLAHEIDVERLSVAESINLIMERLEGRESVSFAELFTGKPRRQDVVVNFLATLELVKLRLLRIMQNTRCGTLWLFGISGEDDGGSTTEDGLDYA, from the coding sequence ATGGCGGGCTACGAGGTTAAGCTTGATCAGTTTGAGGGTCCGCTCGATTTGCTGCTGCACCTGATCCGAAAACATGAGATGGACATTTGCAATATCCAGATGGTTGAGATCACCAAACAATATCTGGCATATATTGCATCGTTCAAAGAGCTGAATCTTGATCTGGCTGGCGAGTTTCTGCTGATGGCGGCGACCCTGCTGCATATTAAATCGAAGCTGCTGCTCCCGGTCAGTGATGACGCTGAAGATGAAGAGGGGGAAGAGGACGACCCGCGCGCCGAACTGGTGCGGCGGTTGCTTGAATACCAGAAATATAAGGATGCGGCCAATACTCTCAACGAACGTCCGCTGCTTGATCGCGATGTCTTTACCCGGTCGTTGCCGTCGTTCGCTGCCAGCGAGACGGAGAGTGAGGAACTGGTGCCGGTCGGGTTGTTCGAACTGGTTGCGGCGATGCAGGAACTACTGTCCCGCAGTGGCGCACCCCTCGCTCACGAAATTGATGTTGAACGGTTGTCCGTCGCCGAGAGTATCAATCTGATTATGGAACGTCTGGAGGGGCGGGAGAGCGTTTCTTTTGCCGAGCTCTTTACCGGCAAGCCGCGGCGCCAGGATGTGGTCGTCAACTTTTTGGCGACCCTGGAACTGGTCAAGCTGCGGTTGCTGCGTATCATGCAAAATACCCGCTGTGGCACCCTTTGGCTCTTTGGCATCAGTGGCGAGGATGATGGAGGTAGCACGACGGAGGACGGACTTGACTACGCCTGA
- the scpB gene encoding SMC-Scp complex subunit ScpB — protein sequence MTTPDLKMIVEALVFAADVPLKVDRLISLLEVERAALTTILGELQADYQKSEHAFELLEVGGGYQFRTRPELAEYVQRLDPGRAFRLSRAALESLAIVAYRQPITRAEVDYLRGVDSGRVVKTLLEKRLIRILGKKEVPGRPLIYGTSRDFLEFFGLKDLSDLPSLKEFSELTPDQLAGGRQQELAVQDPAELSLTSVTDLSD from the coding sequence TTGACTACGCCTGATTTGAAAATGATCGTCGAAGCGCTTGTCTTTGCTGCCGATGTTCCGCTCAAGGTTGACCGGCTGATCTCATTGCTGGAGGTGGAACGCGCTGCACTAACGACGATTCTTGGTGAGTTGCAGGCTGACTATCAGAAAAGTGAACATGCGTTTGAACTGCTGGAGGTTGGCGGAGGCTATCAGTTTCGTACCCGCCCCGAACTCGCCGAATATGTCCAGCGTCTCGATCCGGGACGCGCTTTCAGGTTGTCGCGGGCGGCGCTGGAAAGTTTGGCGATTGTCGCCTATCGTCAGCCGATTACTCGTGCTGAGGTTGATTACCTGCGCGGTGTCGATTCTGGCCGCGTTGTCAAAACACTTTTGGAAAAGCGCCTGATTCGCATCCTTGGCAAAAAGGAAGTGCCGGGGCGTCCGTTGATTTATGGCACCTCGCGCGACTTTCTGGAGTTCTTCGGCCTGAAAGATCTGTCCGACCTGCCCTCACTCAAGGAGTTCAGTGAACTCACCCCCGACCAGCTTGCCGGGGGGCGTCAGCAGGAATTGGCAGTGCAGGACCCTGCGGAGCTTTCGCTCACATCAGTGACTGACTTGTCTGATTGA
- a CDS encoding rRNA pseudouridine synthase, which translates to MQQRLQKLLAQTGLASRREAEKWIESGRVMLNGAVASIGMSADPAVDEIVVDGRPLPRAEQHRYLMLNKPVGYVTTMSDPEGRQTVRELVTALPERLYPVGRLDLTTEGLLLLTNDGDFAQQLAHPRHQIDKTYLVRVRGKVDYAMLRQLEVGVMLEDGMTAPARIGGVRSTGSHGWFNLTLREGRNRQVRRMCEAVGFPVSRLKRTNYAFLTLGDLAEGQWRELTRDEVARLKKLAYRA; encoded by the coding sequence ATGCAACAGCGTCTGCAAAAACTTCTGGCCCAGACCGGCTTGGCCTCACGTCGTGAAGCGGAAAAATGGATTGAAAGCGGTCGAGTCATGCTTAACGGTGCCGTTGCCTCTATCGGGATGTCCGCCGATCCGGCTGTTGACGAGATCGTCGTTGATGGTCGGCCCCTGCCGCGCGCCGAACAGCACCGTTATCTCATGCTCAACAAACCGGTCGGTTATGTGACCACGATGAGCGATCCCGAGGGACGTCAGACAGTGCGCGAGCTGGTCACTGCCCTGCCGGAACGTCTCTATCCGGTCGGTCGACTCGATCTGACCACCGAGGGGTTGCTGCTGCTGACCAATGATGGCGATTTTGCCCAGCAGCTGGCGCACCCGCGGCATCAGATCGACAAAACCTATCTGGTGCGGGTGCGGGGGAAAGTCGATTATGCGATGCTCCGGCAGCTTGAAGTGGGGGTGATGCTCGAAGATGGCATGACCGCCCCCGCCAGGATCGGTGGTGTACGCTCCACCGGCAGTCATGGCTGGTTCAATTTGACGCTCCGCGAAGGGCGCAATCGTCAGGTGCGTCGCATGTGTGAAGCTGTCGGCTTTCCGGTCAGTCGGCTTAAGCGGACCAACTATGCGTTTTTAACCCTGGGCGACTTGGCGGAGGGCCAGTGGCGCGAACTGACCCGCGACGAAGTCGCCCGCTTGAAAAAGTTGGCTTATCGGGCATAA
- a CDS encoding glucose-6-phosphate isomerase yields the protein MLELDYDNMLATAVGEEYGIAPTELAALMPRCARIHADLMARHAAGELPFYDLPTDQAMLTTVQKLADELRGRFENVVVLGIGGSALGTTAAFRALGALHHNLLSRKKRGGAPRLFVQDNVDPAGFGATLELLEPHETLFLVISKSGATVETGSQFAIARHWVEEHQGDAWQDHFVLITDPEQGALRRLANDSGMRSCAIPSGVGGRFTVFTPVALLPLALAGVDIAALLAGAAEFMTQAMDADLLANPAYLNGALQYLAYQKGLRISVMMPYSDRLRDVADWYRQLWAESLGKRQSLTGEEVFVGPTPIKALGATDQHSQVQLYMEGPFDKTVTFIAPRDYGLKVPIPAFAQLPELAYLTGRGMDELLRCEHQATAQALTRNHRPNCTIWLTEVSPRTVGALFYLFEVQTLFAGALFNVNPLDQPGVELGKQLTKKLLLHGGADTAAGSSA from the coding sequence ATGCTTGAGCTTGATTATGACAATATGCTGGCTACCGCTGTTGGCGAAGAATATGGTATCGCGCCGACGGAACTTGCGGCACTGATGCCGCGCTGTGCGCGTATTCATGCTGACTTGATGGCGCGTCATGCTGCCGGTGAGTTGCCGTTTTACGATCTGCCCACCGACCAAGCCATGCTGACAACGGTGCAAAAGCTGGCGGATGAACTCCGGGGGCGCTTTGAAAATGTTGTCGTTCTCGGTATCGGTGGATCGGCGCTCGGGACAACGGCAGCATTTCGGGCGCTTGGTGCTTTGCACCATAATTTACTTTCCAGAAAAAAGCGGGGTGGAGCTCCGCGCCTTTTCGTTCAGGATAATGTTGACCCTGCCGGGTTCGGGGCCACGTTGGAGTTGCTTGAGCCGCACGAAACGCTTTTTCTTGTAATCAGCAAGTCGGGAGCGACGGTTGAAACCGGGAGTCAGTTTGCCATTGCGCGTCACTGGGTTGAAGAGCATCAGGGGGACGCGTGGCAGGATCATTTTGTATTGATTACTGACCCGGAGCAGGGAGCGTTGCGGCGCCTGGCCAATGACAGCGGGATGCGCTCCTGTGCGATCCCTTCCGGCGTCGGTGGGCGCTTCACTGTGTTTACCCCGGTTGCACTGTTGCCACTGGCTCTGGCCGGGGTCGATATTGCCGCGTTACTGGCCGGTGCGGCGGAATTCATGACGCAGGCGATGGATGCCGATCTGCTGGCGAATCCGGCTTACCTGAACGGGGCGTTGCAGTATCTTGCTTATCAGAAGGGGCTGCGCATTTCGGTGATGATGCCGTACAGTGATCGACTGCGCGATGTGGCAGACTGGTACCGTCAGCTGTGGGCCGAAAGTCTCGGTAAGCGTCAATCGTTGACCGGGGAGGAGGTTTTTGTCGGGCCGACACCGATCAAGGCCCTCGGAGCGACAGATCAGCATTCGCAGGTACAACTTTACATGGAAGGCCCGTTCGACAAGACGGTGACCTTTATCGCGCCGCGCGATTATGGGCTGAAAGTGCCGATCCCCGCCTTCGCGCAGTTGCCGGAACTCGCTTATTTAACAGGTCGCGGGATGGATGAACTGCTCCGCTGTGAACACCAGGCAACCGCGCAGGCGCTGACGCGTAATCATCGGCCAAATTGCACGATCTGGCTGACGGAGGTCAGCCCGCGCACGGTTGGTGCGCTGTTTTATTTGTTTGAGGTGCAAACACTCTTTGCCGGTGCGCTCTTCAACGTCAACCCGCTCGATCAGCCAGGCGTTGAGCTTGGCAAGCAATTGACCAAAAAATTACTGCTGCATGGGGGCGCTGATACCGCTGCCGGGAGTTCTGCCTGA
- the rpsB gene encoding 30S ribosomal protein S2 produces the protein MAAQIAMKQLLEAGVHFGHQTKRWNPKMKPYIFGARNGIYIIDLQKTVRYFKNAYTFLSDVTKNGDKVLFVGTKKQAQDAIVEEAGRADQYYVNNRWLGGMLTNFSTIKASIDRLKKIELMSTDGTYDLITKKEALQLERERIKLEKNLGGIKHMTKLPGAIFIIDPKRETIAVKEAVKLGIPVVAVVDTNCDPDGIDYIIPGNDDAIRAIRLFAAKMADACEEGVQAREIALRTDAEGADVKEATPVAKATPAEEKTTPVADVAPVAETAETSVATEA, from the coding sequence ATGGCTGCACAAATCGCAATGAAGCAACTCCTGGAGGCCGGTGTTCACTTCGGTCACCAAACAAAGCGCTGGAATCCGAAGATGAAACCGTATATTTTCGGTGCGCGCAACGGTATTTACATTATTGATTTGCAAAAGACGGTTCGTTATTTCAAAAATGCCTACACCTTTCTCAGTGATGTTACAAAGAACGGTGATAAGGTTCTTTTTGTCGGTACCAAGAAACAGGCGCAGGATGCGATCGTTGAAGAGGCCGGCCGTGCCGATCAATACTACGTCAACAACCGCTGGCTTGGTGGTATGTTGACCAACTTTTCGACGATCAAGGCCAGTATTGACCGGCTTAAAAAAATTGAGTTGATGTCAACCGATGGTACCTATGATTTGATTACCAAGAAAGAAGCGTTGCAGCTTGAGCGCGAACGCATCAAACTGGAGAAAAACCTTGGTGGTATCAAGCATATGACCAAGTTGCCCGGTGCAATCTTTATTATCGATCCGAAACGTGAAACGATTGCCGTCAAGGAAGCTGTCAAACTTGGTATTCCGGTTGTTGCCGTGGTTGACACCAACTGTGATCCCGACGGTATCGACTATATCATCCCCGGTAATGATGACGCGATCCGTGCAATCCGTCTCTTTGCCGCCAAGATGGCGGATGCCTGTGAAGAAGGTGTCCAGGCGCGTGAGATTGCTCTGCGGACCGATGCCGAAGGGGCCGATGTCAAAGAGGCGACCCCGGTTGCGAAGGCGACCCCGGCTGAAGAAAAAACAACCCCGGTTGCAGACGTCGCTCCGGTTGCGGAAACAGCTGAAACATCGGTTGCAACTGAAGCCTGA